In Myxococcus virescens, a single window of DNA contains:
- a CDS encoding SDR family oxidoreductase: protein MDVSRPGKGRLRIAVTGASGDYGRLLLARLDQDPDVESILVLDVVRPEGDKVEFHRVDLTRYDAEGELTDALTERPVDALYHLAFLFGPIRNGSLAHELEVIGTMNVLTAAGRSRLPRLVVPSLTAVYGARGNNPAMLREDSALQGCPHSRFVTDKVEVEGQVRAFRERHPDMRVLVLRFAPVLGPSVDNPATRFLKNPVVPTLMGFDPLWQGLHEDDAARALHLALRADASGEFNIVGRGVMPISGLIQQAGARPLPLPGPLFRAGLHTLDAVGAGTLPVALLDYIHYSWVADGERAESALGFIPLHHVKDAAAALKRS from the coding sequence ATGGACGTGTCACGACCAGGCAAGGGACGGCTGCGCATCGCGGTCACGGGCGCGAGCGGCGACTATGGGCGGCTCCTGCTGGCTCGGCTGGACCAGGATCCCGACGTGGAGAGCATCCTCGTGCTCGACGTCGTCCGGCCGGAGGGCGACAAGGTGGAGTTCCACCGCGTGGACCTCACCCGGTACGATGCCGAGGGCGAGCTCACCGACGCGCTCACCGAGCGCCCCGTGGACGCGCTCTATCACCTGGCGTTCCTGTTCGGTCCCATCCGCAACGGCTCCCTGGCGCACGAGTTGGAAGTCATCGGCACGATGAACGTGCTGACGGCTGCGGGCCGCTCACGGCTGCCCCGGCTGGTGGTGCCCTCCCTGACGGCCGTCTACGGCGCGCGCGGGAACAACCCCGCGATGCTGCGCGAGGACTCGGCGCTCCAGGGTTGCCCGCACAGTCGCTTCGTCACCGACAAGGTAGAGGTGGAAGGCCAGGTGCGCGCCTTCCGGGAGCGGCATCCGGACATGCGCGTGCTGGTGCTGCGCTTCGCGCCGGTACTCGGGCCCTCGGTGGACAACCCGGCCACGCGCTTCTTGAAGAATCCCGTGGTGCCCACGCTGATGGGCTTCGATCCGCTCTGGCAGGGGCTGCACGAAGACGACGCCGCGCGTGCCTTGCACCTGGCCCTGCGCGCGGACGCGTCCGGCGAGTTCAACATCGTGGGCCGTGGGGTGATGCCGATCTCCGGCCTCATTCAGCAGGCGGGCGCGCGGCCGCTCCCCCTGCCAGGGCCCTTGTTCCGGGCCGGCCTGCATACGTTGGACGCCGTGGGCGCGGGCACGTTGCCCGTGGCCCTGCTCGACTACATCCATTACTCATGGGTCGCGGATGGCGAGCGCGCCGAGTCCGCACTCGGTTT
- the mutL gene encoding DNA mismatch repair endonuclease MutL produces MSRIARLSDVLINKIAAGEVVERPASVVKELVENAIDAGAGTIRVELDGGGVDRIIVSDDGHGMGRTDAVACLERHATSKLRELDDLFHIDSMGFRGEAIPAIASVSRFTLHSAAANSEVGTRVSVEGGGPPLVEDAPPRTGTVITVEDLFFNVPARRKFLRRGDTELKHAEEAVVRLALAYPEVGFFASHEGGALFSSAACPDDPRERIAAALGSTSHPHLFPVEERRLGVAVTGYAASPEFTFNNARGLYTFVNRRYIRDRGLIGTIQRAYQDFLAAGRQPVVVLHIDVDPRAVDVNVHPQKQEVRFADARGVQEAVTAALSRMLRAAPWLGSGVEGAAPQAGQPMDAAHYAHAVERFLTRAQEAAWGGPLPTAMDAPGPGPGAPSLGPLGQGARPGALPFAAAVGQAPAFGQAQPQLNEAPPPGYFGALRPLGMLGGRFHVCEGPGGTLVVMDPHAALERARLTGYLRALESGKPPPAPTLFGTTLELPVAAAKALVEGREALSRLGFDVEPFGGTTVALKTVPPGLEGADARSLLEALARALPPKSATLDTVSLAEAVRVMACHAAKQAGAVPLSDAQFRALLGELDRADFHPTCSHGTVVVLEMPLLELERRAR; encoded by the coding sequence ATGTCCCGGATTGCCCGTCTCAGCGACGTCCTCATCAACAAGATTGCCGCCGGCGAAGTCGTGGAGCGCCCCGCCTCCGTCGTGAAGGAGCTGGTGGAAAACGCCATCGACGCCGGTGCCGGCACGATCCGCGTCGAGCTGGACGGCGGAGGCGTGGACCGCATCATCGTGTCGGATGATGGGCATGGCATGGGGCGCACGGACGCCGTGGCCTGCCTGGAGCGCCACGCCACCAGCAAGCTGCGCGAGCTGGACGACCTGTTCCACATCGACTCCATGGGGTTCCGGGGCGAGGCCATTCCCGCCATCGCATCCGTTTCCCGGTTCACACTTCACTCCGCGGCCGCGAACTCCGAGGTGGGCACGCGGGTGTCAGTGGAGGGCGGCGGGCCACCGCTGGTGGAGGACGCGCCGCCGCGGACGGGCACGGTCATCACCGTGGAGGACCTGTTCTTCAACGTGCCCGCGCGCCGCAAGTTCCTGCGCCGGGGCGACACGGAGCTGAAGCACGCGGAGGAGGCCGTGGTGCGCCTGGCCCTGGCGTACCCGGAGGTGGGCTTCTTCGCCTCGCACGAGGGCGGCGCGCTCTTCTCCAGCGCGGCCTGCCCGGATGACCCGCGCGAGCGGATCGCCGCGGCGCTGGGCTCCACGTCGCATCCGCACCTGTTCCCCGTGGAGGAGCGCCGGCTGGGCGTGGCCGTCACGGGGTATGCCGCCTCGCCCGAGTTCACTTTCAACAACGCGCGCGGCCTCTACACCTTCGTCAACCGCCGCTACATCCGGGACCGCGGCCTCATTGGCACCATCCAGCGCGCGTACCAGGACTTCCTCGCCGCCGGGCGCCAGCCCGTGGTGGTGCTGCACATCGACGTGGACCCGCGCGCGGTGGACGTCAACGTGCACCCGCAGAAGCAGGAGGTCCGCTTCGCCGACGCCCGGGGTGTCCAGGAGGCGGTGACGGCCGCGCTCAGCCGCATGCTGCGCGCCGCGCCGTGGCTGGGCTCGGGCGTGGAGGGCGCCGCGCCCCAGGCCGGCCAGCCCATGGACGCCGCGCACTACGCGCACGCCGTGGAGCGCTTCCTCACCCGCGCCCAGGAAGCCGCGTGGGGCGGCCCGCTGCCCACCGCCATGGACGCGCCGGGCCCCGGTCCAGGGGCGCCGTCCCTGGGGCCGCTGGGGCAGGGGGCTCGGCCGGGCGCGCTGCCCTTCGCCGCCGCGGTGGGGCAGGCCCCCGCCTTCGGTCAGGCGCAGCCCCAGCTCAACGAGGCACCGCCGCCGGGCTACTTCGGCGCGCTGCGGCCCCTGGGCATGCTGGGGGGCCGCTTCCATGTCTGCGAGGGACCGGGTGGCACGCTGGTGGTGATGGATCCACACGCGGCGCTGGAGCGCGCGCGCCTGACGGGCTACCTGCGCGCGTTGGAGTCCGGCAAGCCGCCTCCGGCCCCCACGCTCTTCGGCACCACGCTGGAGTTGCCCGTCGCGGCGGCCAAGGCCCTGGTGGAGGGCAGGGAAGCCCTGTCCCGCCTGGGCTTCGACGTGGAGCCGTTCGGCGGCACCACGGTGGCGTTGAAGACGGTGCCGCCGGGACTGGAAGGGGCGGACGCGCGTTCGCTGCTGGAGGCCCTGGCGCGGGCGCTTCCGCCGAAGAGCGCGACGCTGGACACGGTGTCGCTGGCGGAGGCGGTGCGGGTGATGGCGTGCCACGCCGCGAAGCAGGCCGGCGCCGTGCCGCTCTCCGACGCGCAGTTCCGCGCGCTGCTCGGGGAGTTGGACCGGGCCGACTTCCACCCCACGTGCAGCCACGGCACGGTGGTGGTGCTGGAGATGCCCTTGCTGGAGCTGGAGCGGCGCGCCCGCTGA
- a CDS encoding tetratricopeptide repeat protein: protein MRESAEFISGPRKMSMPDQPKTDVEKELTDLRREIVEARNLVIKSDNLLKNLHAEVKAVGKRHEDFQKRQWLSSAVAYVLFAVICVGAALMITSARSTSATNEKERLEKTVADLTGQLEKQRADTAAHQSVQQEANKVYKMMTSLPGDERLKGIDALVKLDTSRLSNLERQALNDRAAVLRRETGDAAFEQGKIAFRKNEMVSVISNMERFLAMNPPQDQALDASFFLGTAYNNTRNHEKAVPLLARFVDGDRKSKTRDYAMLMLAHSYQEVGQYDKALEVARDAAGAYLNSPYQSQFRGRIAAVKRLMNPENAVPAAPAQATSQPGQ from the coding sequence ATGCGTGAATCGGCCGAATTCATTTCCGGGCCTAGGAAGATGTCCATGCCAGACCAGCCGAAAACGGATGTGGAAAAGGAGCTCACGGATCTGCGCCGTGAGATTGTCGAGGCACGCAACCTCGTCATCAAGAGCGACAACCTGCTCAAGAACCTCCATGCGGAGGTGAAGGCGGTTGGCAAACGCCACGAAGATTTCCAGAAGCGCCAGTGGCTGTCGTCCGCGGTGGCCTACGTGCTGTTCGCGGTCATCTGCGTGGGCGCCGCGCTGATGATCACCAGCGCGCGCAGCACCAGCGCCACCAACGAGAAGGAGCGCCTGGAGAAGACGGTCGCCGACCTCACCGGCCAACTGGAGAAGCAGCGCGCGGACACCGCGGCGCACCAGTCGGTCCAGCAGGAGGCGAACAAGGTCTACAAGATGATGACCAGCCTGCCCGGTGACGAGCGCCTCAAGGGCATCGACGCGCTGGTGAAGCTGGACACGTCGCGGTTGAGCAACCTGGAGCGCCAGGCCCTCAATGACCGCGCCGCCGTGCTGCGCCGGGAGACGGGCGACGCCGCGTTCGAGCAGGGCAAGATCGCCTTCCGCAAGAACGAGATGGTCAGCGTCATCTCCAACATGGAGCGGTTCCTGGCCATGAACCCGCCGCAGGACCAGGCGCTGGACGCGTCCTTCTTCCTGGGCACGGCCTACAACAACACCCGCAACCACGAAAAGGCGGTGCCGCTGCTCGCCCGCTTCGTGGACGGGGACCGCAAGTCGAAGACGCGCGACTACGCCATGTTGATGCTGGCGCACTCCTACCAGGAGGTCGGCCAGTACGATAAGGCGCTGGAAGTCGCCCGTGACGCGGCTGGCGCCTACCTCAACAGCCCGTACCAGTCGCAGTTCCGGGGCCGCATCGCCGCGGTGAAGCGCCTGATGAACCCGGAGAACGCGGTGCCCGCGGCTCCGGCCCAGGCGACCAGCCAGCCCGGCCAGTAG
- a CDS encoding carboxypeptidase-like regulatory domain-containing protein yields the protein MKRVRRLAWTVLLSGLPSAGCVLLEEAPDPSQLVCRADSDCAINEVCFPDGCGDPGRDIVVEVTPNPHDGLHAQDFQVDAIRPELNLALFGPATVQGSTVRATSPVGSAPRPYNEPLHLTARGESALLPGVARLFTADLVPLNGAWVLPVGTGTYTVTLEPEDLGLPPVRGEATVSPGGAVPLQMVLPSPNQVARLEGRVVRQGAQLVDAALQVQALDADLTPLSQRVPVARGSGAFSLALPLEASQRTSLLVRVTATGDVWVPQKTFTVDPREPLIAPLELGDYGEPVQVSGRILGRDGRPVVQASVSLRGPVGGGGTYQGPLSTTDAEGRFTVETLPSGPGGHLSLVVVPPSGSTAGLTVQSVEVPRTGAVLPDVVCPDRRIIRGTILQTDNTSPALGVRVLADPVGQVPGWPRPPAGSESLGTTDDTGAFRLGLDPGIYRVDFIPTENLPRVSRVITVLPGDDASEQVLATFPLQRGRTVRGMVTEAGAPSPYASVRFYRVADLGGRPSPVLLSQTVSDHLGRYTALLPVR from the coding sequence GTGAAGCGGGTGCGGCGACTCGCGTGGACGGTCCTGCTGTCGGGCCTGCCCAGCGCCGGCTGCGTGCTGCTGGAGGAAGCGCCCGACCCCAGCCAACTGGTGTGCCGCGCGGACAGCGACTGTGCCATCAACGAGGTGTGCTTCCCGGACGGCTGCGGCGACCCGGGCCGGGACATCGTGGTGGAGGTGACGCCCAACCCCCATGACGGCCTGCACGCGCAGGACTTCCAGGTCGACGCCATCCGGCCGGAGCTGAACCTGGCGCTGTTCGGGCCCGCCACCGTCCAGGGCAGCACCGTGCGCGCCACGAGCCCCGTCGGCAGCGCCCCGCGTCCCTACAACGAGCCGCTCCACCTCACCGCCCGCGGGGAGAGCGCGCTGCTGCCGGGGGTGGCGCGCCTCTTCACCGCCGACCTGGTCCCTCTCAACGGCGCCTGGGTGCTGCCCGTGGGGACCGGGACGTACACGGTGACGTTGGAGCCGGAGGACCTGGGGCTGCCACCGGTGCGCGGCGAAGCCACCGTGTCGCCCGGCGGCGCCGTGCCCCTTCAAATGGTGCTGCCCTCCCCCAACCAGGTGGCCCGGCTGGAGGGCCGGGTGGTGCGCCAGGGCGCGCAGCTCGTGGACGCCGCGCTGCAGGTCCAGGCGCTGGACGCGGACCTGACACCCCTGTCCCAGCGCGTGCCGGTGGCGCGCGGCTCGGGCGCCTTCTCCCTGGCCCTGCCGCTGGAGGCCTCGCAGCGCACCAGCCTCCTGGTGCGCGTGACGGCGACAGGCGACGTGTGGGTGCCACAGAAGACGTTCACCGTGGATCCCCGCGAGCCGCTCATCGCGCCGCTGGAGCTGGGTGACTATGGCGAGCCGGTCCAGGTGTCCGGTCGCATCCTGGGACGGGACGGCCGGCCCGTGGTCCAGGCCTCCGTGTCCCTGCGCGGCCCCGTGGGAGGCGGCGGCACGTACCAGGGGCCCCTGAGCACCACCGACGCGGAGGGCCGCTTCACGGTGGAGACGCTCCCGTCGGGGCCGGGCGGCCACCTGTCGCTGGTGGTGGTGCCGCCGTCAGGCTCCACCGCGGGCCTGACGGTGCAGTCGGTGGAGGTGCCTCGCACCGGCGCGGTGCTGCCGGACGTCGTGTGTCCGGACCGGCGCATCATCCGGGGGACGATTCTCCAGACGGACAACACCTCACCGGCGTTGGGCGTGAGGGTGCTGGCGGATCCGGTGGGACAGGTGCCCGGCTGGCCGCGTCCACCGGCGGGCAGTGAGTCCCTGGGCACCACCGACGACACGGGCGCCTTCCGCCTGGGGTTGGATCCAGGCATCTACCGTGTGGACTTCATCCCCACGGAGAACCTGCCCCGCGTCAGCCGCGTCATCACCGTGCTCCCCGGCGACGACGCGTCCGAACAGGTGCTGGCCACCTTCCCGCTCCAGCGCGGCCGCACGGTGCGGGGCATGGTGACCGAGGCAGGGGCGCCCTCGCCCTATGCCTCCGTGCGCTTCTACCGGGTGGCGGACCTGGGCGGGCGCCCGTCTCCGGTGCTGCTGTCGCAGACGGTGTCGGACCACCTGGGCCGCTACACCGCCCTGCTGCCGGTGCGCTGA